The following are encoded together in the Fusarium keratoplasticum isolate Fu6.1 chromosome 1, whole genome shotgun sequence genome:
- a CDS encoding Pre-rRNA-processing protein PNO1 has translation MPAPTALKKAEDAPLATDIPLPVAENDEEFLLDAPDALPADANAVVPVEDNEDGMAIDEEGRPRFAPARDIDPITRVETRKVPIPPHRMTPLKQAWTSIYPPLVEHLKLQCRMNIKRKTVELRTSKHTTDSGALQKGEDFVKAFTLGFDVDDAIALLRLDDLYIETFEIKDVRTMHGDSQARAIGRIAGKDGKTKFAIENASRTRIVLADSKIHILGGFKNIHLARESVVSLILGKPPGKVYGNLRTVAARMKERF, from the exons TCGCCACAGATATTCCTCTTCCAGTCGCAG AAAATGACGAAGAGTTTCTATTAGATGCTCCCGACGCTCTCCCCGCTGATGCGAACGCCGTCGTGCCTGTGGAGGACAATGAGGATGGAATGGCTATCGATGAGGAGGGACGCCCTCGATTTGCGCCGGCCAGAGACATT GACCCCATCACCAGAGTCGAGACTCGCAAGGTCCCTATCCCTCCTCACCGAATGACACCTTTAAAACAGGCCTGGACCTCCATCTACCCACCCCTCGTCGAGCATCTGAAGCTCCAGTGCCGAATGAACATTAAGCGAAAGACGGTCGAGTTGAGGACGTCGAAGCATACCACCGACTCGGGAGCACTGCAAAAGGGAGaggactttgtcaaggcctTTACTCTGGGCTTTGACGTGGACGACGCCATCGCGCTGCTACGACTTGACGACCTTTACATCGAGACATTCGAGATCAAGGATGTGCGAACGATGCACGGCGACAGCCAGGCCCGCGCTATCGGTCGGATTGCTGGCAAGGACGGAAAGACAAAGTTCGCCATCGAGAACGCGAGCCGGACCCGAATCGTGCTGGCCGACTCCAAGATTCACATTCTCGGCGGGTTCAAGAACATCCACCTCGCCCGTGAGTCGGTCGTCAGCCTGATTCTCGGAAAGCCACCTGGCAAGGTGTACGGCAATCTCCGAACGGTCgcggcgaggatgaaggagCGCTTCTAG